Proteins co-encoded in one Cupriavidus taiwanensis genomic window:
- a CDS encoding lactate/malate family dehydrogenase: MRQPKIVVVGAGLVGGSAALFAAVAIPSAEVVIIDLARIRAEGQALDLAHSAAFWGNNRFYAGEYEDAHNADIVVITAGVGVKPGQTRLDLAKTNAGIAAEIVDRIAPLAPDAIYVIATNPCDVLTGVVFDRLRCARERVISTGTSLDTGRLRALLSERLGVVAPGIHAYVVGEHGESAVIAWSGATVSGMPLETFLTRTGKELGPASRDLVLRSVHEAAKLIKEGKGATHYGIASAIGRICQAIVHNTDLILTVGIVHAEVEGVPEVCLSLPMVINGNGAQLLAYPELDPDEREGLRRSARIVKDATDSVLMDR; this comes from the coding sequence ATGCGTCAACCCAAGATCGTCGTTGTCGGCGCAGGGCTGGTTGGTGGCTCGGCGGCCTTGTTCGCGGCCGTGGCCATCCCGAGCGCGGAAGTCGTCATCATCGATCTGGCGCGAATCCGGGCGGAAGGGCAGGCCCTCGACCTGGCCCACTCCGCGGCGTTCTGGGGTAACAATCGGTTCTATGCGGGGGAGTACGAGGACGCACACAACGCGGATATCGTCGTCATCACGGCCGGGGTCGGCGTGAAACCAGGGCAGACACGCCTGGACCTGGCTAAAACCAATGCCGGCATCGCGGCGGAAATCGTCGATCGCATCGCCCCGCTGGCGCCGGATGCCATTTACGTCATCGCGACCAACCCCTGCGATGTCTTGACAGGCGTCGTCTTTGACCGCCTGCGCTGCGCGCGGGAGCGCGTCATCAGCACCGGCACTTCGCTGGATACCGGCCGGCTGCGAGCGCTGCTCTCCGAGCGTCTGGGCGTGGTGGCGCCCGGGATTCACGCCTACGTTGTCGGCGAGCACGGTGAATCCGCCGTGATCGCCTGGTCCGGCGCAACCGTCTCCGGCATGCCCCTTGAGACCTTCCTGACCAGGACCGGCAAAGAACTCGGGCCGGCCAGCCGCGACCTGGTCCTGCGCTCCGTACACGAGGCGGCCAAGCTCATCAAGGAAGGCAAGGGTGCGACCCATTATGGGATCGCCAGTGCGATCGGGCGAATCTGCCAGGCCATCGTCCACAACACCGACCTCATCCTCACGGTCGGCATCGTGCATGCCGAAGTCGAAGGGGTGCCCGAGGTCTGCCTGTCACTGCCGATGGTGATCAACGGCAACGGCGCGCAGCTGCTGGCCTATCCGGAACTCGATCCCGACGAGCGCGAAGGCCTGCGGCGCAGCGCGCGCATCGTAAAGGACGCGACCGACAGCGTGCTGATGGACCGGTAA
- a CDS encoding DASS family sodium-coupled anion symporter has translation MDVAPVKAPPPASSPATKPAAPAGHLRNLWNFLVPVGIGLVLWFLPAPDGLALKAWHMFAVFVATIAGIMTAPLPMAAVAIIGATVGVLVGVVSFADVTRSTGTDLVWLVMLAFFISRGVIKTGLGRRIALLFMRLLGKRTVGLGYGLALTELMISPAMPSITARAGGVMLPITKAIAEVLGSHANDPETRGKVGSYLILCAFHANIITAGMFITAMAGNPLSVKLAADQGVSISWLDWAVAASVPGLVCLAIIPLAMLWIVQPQIRQTPDATALAQRELVALGPISAKEIIMGAIFLGLLLLWIFGEDLAISATLAAALGVSLLFITGVLTWDDALNEKSAWDTMIWIGLLIMLASKLNEYGMVSWFGKEFGAHLEGFHRLAVYMLVAAIYCYVHYFFASATAHISALFPLSMALMVAADIPPFTAAVALGVLSNVNGCLTQYGIGSGPVMFGAGYVTQGQWWKAGFLMSLIYMFVWLVIGPLWWKFLGHV, from the coding sequence ATGGATGTAGCGCCCGTCAAGGCTCCCCCGCCTGCAAGCTCCCCGGCCACGAAGCCAGCTGCACCGGCCGGCCATCTCAGGAATCTCTGGAATTTTCTGGTCCCGGTGGGCATCGGCCTGGTCCTGTGGTTCCTGCCGGCGCCAGATGGCCTCGCGTTGAAGGCGTGGCACATGTTCGCGGTATTCGTTGCCACCATCGCCGGCATCATGACCGCCCCCCTGCCGATGGCGGCGGTCGCCATCATCGGCGCTACGGTGGGCGTGCTGGTTGGCGTGGTGTCCTTTGCCGATGTCACCAGATCCACCGGCACCGACCTGGTCTGGCTGGTGATGCTCGCCTTCTTCATTTCCCGGGGCGTGATCAAGACCGGCCTGGGGCGTCGCATTGCCCTGCTGTTCATGCGGCTGCTCGGCAAGCGCACCGTGGGGCTCGGCTACGGGCTGGCCCTGACCGAACTCATGATCTCGCCGGCCATGCCAAGCATCACGGCCCGCGCCGGCGGCGTGATGCTGCCGATTACCAAGGCCATCGCGGAAGTCCTCGGCAGCCATGCCAACGACCCGGAAACGCGCGGCAAGGTGGGAAGCTATCTGATCCTCTGCGCCTTCCACGCCAACATCATCACCGCTGGCATGTTCATCACGGCGATGGCGGGCAATCCCCTTTCAGTCAAGCTGGCCGCAGACCAGGGCGTCTCGATCAGCTGGCTCGACTGGGCGGTGGCCGCATCGGTCCCCGGCCTGGTATGCCTGGCGATCATTCCCCTCGCCATGTTGTGGATTGTCCAGCCGCAGATCCGCCAGACACCCGATGCGACGGCGCTGGCCCAGCGCGAACTGGTCGCCCTGGGCCCCATCTCCGCCAAGGAAATCATCATGGGGGCCATTTTCCTTGGCTTGCTGTTGCTCTGGATTTTCGGTGAGGACCTGGCCATCAGTGCCACGCTGGCGGCGGCTCTCGGGGTCTCGCTGCTGTTCATCACCGGCGTGCTGACCTGGGACGATGCCCTTAACGAGAAGTCCGCCTGGGACACCATGATCTGGATCGGCTTGCTGATCATGCTTGCCTCCAAGCTCAATGAATACGGCATGGTGTCCTGGTTCGGCAAGGAGTTCGGGGCCCACCTCGAGGGCTTCCACAGGCTGGCTGTCTACATGCTGGTGGCGGCGATCTATTGCTATGTTCACTACTTCTTCGCCAGCGCCACGGCACATATCAGCGCCCTCTTCCCGCTCTCGATGGCGCTGATGGTCGCTGCCGATATTCCGCCGTTCACCGCGGCGGTCGCCCTCGGCGTCCTGAGCAATGTCAACGGCTGCCTGACCCAATATGGGATCGGCTCCGGTCCGGTGATGTTCGGCGCCGGTTACGTAACCCAGGGGCAATGGTGGAAGGCGGGTTTTCTGATGAGCCTGATCTACATGTTTGTCTGGCTGGTCATCGGCCCGCTTTGGTGGAAGTTCCTTGGGCATGTGTGA
- a CDS encoding DUF2950 domain-containing protein encodes MFWKSLAAWACLAVLCLGATTAVARQTFDTPDAAMAAFGKAVRDNDEAAMKRIFGANFRNIIPPADADVRKRFDSAWAVSHLVQHSGRHAVIAVGNDGWTLPVPLVKSAKGWQFDTQAGAQEMRVRRIGRNELAVIQTMQAICDAQAEYAETSHDGEKRLVYASRLSSTPGKHDGLYWPTGAGERPSPLGAAFRDAGTRNASKEGYHGYQYKLLTAQGSRADGGALDYVVDGKLFGGFAVIAWPVRYGDTGVMTFIVNHKGQVYERDLGANSAARAAATKSFDPDPGWRRISR; translated from the coding sequence ATGTTCTGGAAATCCCTAGCCGCGTGGGCTTGTCTCGCCGTGCTGTGCCTGGGGGCGACGACGGCCGTGGCGCGCCAGACCTTCGACACCCCGGACGCGGCCATGGCGGCCTTCGGCAAGGCGGTCCGCGATAACGACGAGGCGGCGATGAAGCGTATCTTCGGCGCCAATTTCCGCAACATCATTCCGCCGGCCGATGCCGACGTGCGGAAGCGTTTCGACAGCGCCTGGGCCGTGTCGCATCTGGTCCAGCATTCGGGCAGGCATGCCGTGATCGCCGTCGGCAACGACGGCTGGACCCTGCCGGTGCCGCTGGTCAAGTCCGCCAAGGGGTGGCAGTTCGACACGCAGGCCGGCGCCCAGGAAATGCGCGTGCGCCGCATCGGCCGCAACGAGCTGGCCGTGATCCAGACCATGCAGGCCATCTGCGACGCGCAGGCCGAATACGCCGAAACCAGCCACGACGGCGAGAAGCGGCTGGTCTATGCCAGCAGGTTGTCCAGTACGCCGGGCAAGCACGACGGGCTTTACTGGCCGACCGGCGCAGGCGAGCGGCCCAGCCCCCTCGGCGCCGCCTTCCGCGATGCCGGCACGCGCAACGCGAGCAAGGAGGGCTACCACGGCTACCAGTACAAGCTGCTGACCGCGCAAGGGTCGCGTGCCGACGGCGGCGCGCTCGACTATGTGGTCGACGGCAAGCTGTTCGGCGGCTTCGCGGTGATCGCGTGGCCGGTGCGCTATGGTGATACCGGGGTGATGACCTTTATCGTCAACCACAAGGGGCAGGTCTACGAGCGCGACCTCGGCGCCAACAGCGCCGCCCGGGCCGCGGCAACGAAATCCTTCGACCCCGACCCTGGCTGGAGGAGGATATCGCGATGA
- a CDS encoding DUF3300 domain-containing protein, translating into MKPSALTTACCAVLVLAGCGSTAPPTAGSSPVVPGAMQAQPQSQPAPYQAEEIEAMVAPIALYPDPLLSQVLMASTYPLEVTLAARWVKAHPGVKGDAAVKAIQNESWDVSVKSLVAFPQILEPMGDKLDWTQKLGDAFLAQQKDVLDAVQRLRARAQQAGHLKSGPQQTVTVETAGAAQQTIVRIEPANPEVIYVPVYDPAIVYGGWGYAGYPYYYWPPYAAYYPGDAVGSGIAWGIGLAAAVAIFGNCDWNNGGVHVEHHKARNIDRNFDASKFQGGRWQHDAQHRQGVAYRDHATREKFGRSTADAGGRDGFRGRDAAGGRDHGFQGVDSGGSAVQRNTNRGNASLQSGSARAAGFGGGARMGGFGGRGGRR; encoded by the coding sequence ATGAAACCTAGTGCACTGACCACGGCGTGTTGCGCCGTGCTGGTGCTGGCCGGATGCGGGAGCACCGCGCCGCCGACAGCGGGCTCGTCGCCGGTGGTGCCGGGCGCGATGCAGGCGCAGCCGCAGAGCCAGCCCGCGCCCTACCAGGCCGAAGAGATCGAGGCCATGGTCGCCCCGATCGCCCTTTACCCCGACCCCCTGCTCTCGCAGGTGCTGATGGCCTCCACCTATCCACTGGAAGTCACCCTCGCCGCGCGCTGGGTCAAGGCGCACCCCGGCGTGAAGGGCGATGCCGCGGTCAAGGCGATACAGAATGAATCCTGGGATGTCAGCGTGAAGTCGCTGGTGGCCTTTCCGCAGATCCTCGAGCCGATGGGCGACAAGCTCGACTGGACCCAGAAGCTGGGCGATGCCTTCCTGGCCCAGCAGAAGGACGTGCTCGATGCGGTGCAGCGCCTGCGCGCGCGGGCGCAGCAGGCGGGCCACCTCAAGTCGGGGCCGCAGCAGACCGTGACCGTCGAAACCGCGGGCGCTGCGCAGCAGACCATCGTGCGCATCGAGCCGGCCAATCCGGAGGTGATCTACGTGCCGGTGTATGACCCCGCCATTGTCTATGGCGGCTGGGGGTATGCGGGCTACCCGTATTATTACTGGCCGCCCTATGCCGCCTATTACCCTGGCGACGCCGTGGGCAGCGGCATCGCATGGGGCATCGGCCTGGCTGCGGCGGTCGCCATCTTCGGCAACTGCGACTGGAACAACGGCGGCGTCCATGTGGAGCACCACAAGGCAAGGAATATCGACCGCAATTTCGACGCCAGCAAGTTCCAGGGCGGCCGCTGGCAGCATGACGCGCAGCACCGGCAGGGCGTGGCCTATCGTGACCATGCCACCCGCGAGAAATTTGGCCGCAGCACCGCCGACGCGGGGGGGCGCGACGGCTTTCGCGGGCGCGACGCGGCCGGGGGTCGCGACCATGGCTTCCAGGGTGTGGACAGTGGCGGCAGCGCCGTGCAGCGCAATACCAACCGGGGGAACGCCAGCCTGCAGTCAGGTTCGGCTCGCGCCGCGGGCTTTGGCGGCGGCGCACGCATGGGCGGCTTTGGCGGACGCGGCG